A genomic window from Thioalkalivibrio sp. ALJ12 includes:
- the mutY gene encoding A/G-specific adenine glycosylase gives MTPFAERLLAWFARHGRSDLPWQHPRTPYRVWVSEIMLQQTRVETVTPYFLRFMEHFPDVESLAAADQDTVLHLWSGLGYYARARNLHRAAQHIVSEHGGDFPDTREALEQLPGIGRSTAAAIIAQAHDRPEPILDGNAKRVLARHAAVEGWPGSPSVQRELWAEAEARTPTTRCADYTQAIMDLGALLCTRTRPDCPQCPVAGDCQALAQDRTGELPAPRPRKDLPTRIRHAAHLQTVQGSLLVQRAAQGIWGGLYSLPEAAAAPELDEWVRSQWPQAEAQDTNGLRHTFSHYHLDLRIHCYRLPPNACGIMEGDRAIWYKPGTSRAVGIPAPIQRYLHEHKDSGNGTNR, from the coding sequence ATGACACCCTTTGCCGAACGGCTGCTTGCCTGGTTCGCCCGGCACGGCCGCAGCGACCTCCCCTGGCAGCACCCTCGCACGCCCTATCGCGTCTGGGTCTCCGAGATCATGCTGCAACAGACGCGCGTGGAGACGGTGACCCCGTACTTCCTGCGCTTCATGGAACACTTCCCCGACGTCGAATCCCTCGCGGCCGCCGACCAGGACACGGTCCTGCATCTGTGGTCCGGCCTCGGCTACTACGCCCGCGCCCGCAACCTGCATCGCGCCGCACAACACATCGTGAGCGAGCATGGCGGAGACTTTCCGGATACGCGCGAGGCCCTGGAACAGCTCCCCGGCATCGGCCGCTCCACGGCGGCCGCGATCATCGCCCAGGCCCACGACCGGCCGGAGCCCATCCTGGACGGCAACGCCAAGCGCGTCCTCGCCCGCCACGCGGCCGTCGAAGGCTGGCCCGGCAGCCCGAGCGTCCAGCGCGAACTGTGGGCCGAGGCGGAGGCACGCACCCCGACCACCCGCTGCGCCGACTACACCCAGGCCATCATGGACCTGGGCGCCCTCCTGTGTACGCGCACGCGCCCGGACTGCCCCCAGTGCCCCGTAGCCGGCGACTGCCAGGCCCTGGCGCAAGACCGGACCGGAGAGCTGCCCGCGCCGCGCCCACGCAAGGACCTGCCCACGCGCATCCGCCACGCCGCCCACCTGCAAACCGTCCAGGGCAGCCTGCTGGTACAACGCGCGGCACAGGGCATCTGGGGCGGGCTGTACAGCCTCCCCGAGGCCGCCGCGGCGCCCGAACTCGACGAGTGGGTGCGCAGCCAGTGGCCGCAGGCCGAGGCACAAGACACCAACGGGTTGCGCCACACCTTCAGTCACTACCACCTCGATCTGCGCATCCACTGCTACCGGCTCCCGCCGAACGCGTGTGGGATCATGGAAGGCGACAGGGCGATTTGGTATAAACCCGGCACATCACGGGCGGTCGGCATCCCGGCTCCCATCCAGCGTTATCTGCACGAACACAAGGATTCCGGCAATGGCACGAACCGTTAA
- a CDS encoding oxidative damage protection protein, translated as MARTVNCVKLGKEADGLDFPPYPGEMGKKIYLNVSKEAWQAWLGHQTMLINEYRLTPVDPKARKFLEEEMEKFLFGDGSEKPEGFVDPNQS; from the coding sequence ATGGCACGAACCGTTAACTGCGTGAAACTCGGTAAAGAGGCCGACGGGCTCGATTTTCCGCCCTACCCCGGCGAGATGGGCAAGAAGATCTACCTGAACGTGTCCAAGGAGGCCTGGCAGGCCTGGCTCGGCCACCAGACCATGCTGATCAACGAATACCGCCTGACCCCGGTCGACCCCAAGGCGCGCAAGTTCCTGGAAGAGGAAATGGAAAAGTTCCTGTTCGGCGATGGTTCGGAAAAGCCGGAAGGCTTCGTCGACCCGAACCAGTCCTGA